A genomic segment from Neobacillus sp. YX16 encodes:
- a CDS encoding response regulator transcription factor, whose protein sequence is MKILLAEDDSQLGELIVYMLTKTGYKVEWVMEGEDAYYYASNTHYDVFILDWMMPNGDGVDVCRRLRKQGYSGAILMLTAKDTVEDRIEGLDSGADDYLVKPFEIGELQARLRALSRRNYAPILEEEITLQDLVLNRNGHFVRFGIEEIQLSPREYQLLDLLVQNKGQVIPREVILERIWGLDSDVALKTIDATVKLIRKKLDKVGKQELIQSIRGVGYKLEN, encoded by the coding sequence ATGAAGATCTTATTAGCGGAAGATGATTCACAGCTAGGTGAATTGATTGTATATATGCTAACAAAAACTGGATACAAGGTAGAGTGGGTAATGGAAGGGGAAGATGCCTATTATTACGCTTCCAATACACACTATGATGTATTCATCCTTGATTGGATGATGCCAAACGGTGATGGGGTTGATGTCTGCCGCCGATTACGGAAACAAGGATATTCAGGTGCTATCCTGATGTTGACTGCAAAAGATACAGTGGAAGATCGGATCGAGGGATTGGATTCCGGAGCGGATGATTATCTTGTTAAGCCTTTTGAAATAGGAGAGTTGCAGGCACGCTTGCGGGCTCTTTCGCGGCGTAATTATGCCCCTATTTTAGAAGAGGAAATTACGTTACAAGATCTAGTTCTAAATAGAAACGGTCATTTTGTTCGATTTGGGATTGAAGAAATCCAATTAAGTCCTAGGGAGTACCAGCTATTAGACTTATTGGTCCAAAATAAAGGACAAGTCATCCCGCGTGAAGTTATTCTTGAACGAATTTGGGGGCTGGATTCTGACGTTGCGCTTAAAACGATTGATGCAACCGTTAAACTTATCCGAAAAAAATTAGATAAAGTAGGAAAACAAGAGTTGATTCAAAGTATAAGAGGGGTAGGTTATAAGCTTGAAAACTAA
- the hflX gene encoding GTPase HflX produces the protein MEEEKMREKAILIGVNINHQPDFHYSMQELKNLAAACHIEVVGELTQSLSRFNKAHYIGTGKITEAIQFLEQLDADVVIFNDELTGSQIRNLEADLNRKVVDRTMLILDIFAQRAKTREAQLQVEMANLQYMLPRIVGQRESLGRQGGGVGLINRGSGETKLELDRRKIEEKITALKKELEGIVTKRETLRNQRKNSGIPLVSLVGYTNAGKSTILNALLKRSNHSLHKQVFEKDMLFATLDTSVRKIKLPNNQPFLISDTVGFVDKLPHHLVKAFRSTLEEAANADVLIHVVDYSSPNFQKQIEVTNQTLREMGIENIPTIFAFNKVDLTEEEFPAVKGNRVYLSAKQNNGLEELLERITHQIFKNPIHCEMLIPFDDGRLISYLNENANVLSTKYEYNGTLLSLECNSNDFEKYQQYVI, from the coding sequence ATGGAGGAAGAAAAGATGAGAGAAAAGGCTATTTTAATAGGTGTGAATATAAATCATCAACCGGACTTTCATTATTCAATGCAAGAATTGAAGAATCTAGCTGCCGCCTGTCATATAGAAGTTGTTGGAGAACTAACTCAAAGTTTAAGTCGATTCAATAAGGCTCATTATATCGGCACAGGGAAAATAACCGAAGCCATTCAGTTCCTTGAGCAGCTGGATGCGGATGTTGTCATCTTTAACGATGAATTAACGGGTTCGCAAATTCGTAATCTTGAGGCTGACCTCAATAGAAAAGTCGTGGATCGGACGATGTTGATTTTGGATATATTTGCACAGCGTGCTAAAACGAGAGAGGCCCAGCTTCAGGTCGAAATGGCAAACCTTCAATACATGCTTCCTCGTATCGTTGGCCAACGTGAATCACTAGGTCGACAAGGAGGTGGAGTTGGCTTAATAAATAGAGGATCTGGCGAAACAAAATTAGAGCTCGACCGCAGGAAAATTGAAGAAAAGATTACAGCTTTAAAGAAGGAATTGGAGGGAATTGTCACAAAAAGGGAAACACTTCGGAATCAGCGTAAGAATAGTGGTATTCCGCTCGTTTCCTTAGTCGGCTACACAAATGCAGGTAAATCAACTATCTTAAACGCTCTGTTAAAAAGATCTAATCATTCCTTGCATAAACAGGTGTTTGAGAAAGACATGTTATTTGCTACCCTAGATACATCGGTTAGAAAAATAAAACTTCCAAATAACCAGCCATTTTTGATATCAGATACAGTTGGATTTGTAGATAAGCTTCCACATCACCTTGTTAAAGCCTTTCGTTCAACACTAGAAGAAGCAGCTAATGCGGACGTATTGATTCATGTTGTCGATTATTCGAGTCCAAATTTTCAAAAACAGATAGAAGTAACCAATCAAACGCTAAGAGAAATGGGAATTGAGAATATCCCAACGATCTTTGCATTTAATAAGGTTGATTTGACTGAAGAGGAATTTCCAGCAGTCAAGGGGAATAGGGTCTATCTTTCTGCTAAACAAAACAATGGCTTGGAAGAACTACTTGAAAGGATTACCCATCAAATTTTTAAAAATCCTATTCATTGTGAAATGCTTATTCCTTTTGATGATGGGCGATTAATCTCCTATCTTAATGAGAATGCCAATGTGCTTTCCACAAAATATGAATATAACGGCACTTTGTTATCGCTGGAATGCAACAGCAATGATTTTGAAAAATACCAGCAATATGTCATTTAA
- a CDS encoding L-cystine transporter: MNAILIIVNVAVLLLLMVGLRLMAKKHVSFSKRVFTGLGLGLIFGFIIHLIYGIDSEVTTESIAWFNIVGSGYVKLLQMVVMPLVFISIVGAFTKLKLTKNIGKISILVIGILLGTTAISAAIGIGTSLGFGLDGIELTEGEAEIARNAALEERVVTVEAMTIPQQILEFFPANPFADLTGARATSTIAVVIFAAFIGIAYLGVKRKEPEHAELFAKIIDSLYSVTMRIVTLILRLTPYGILAIITKVAATSNYDAIVKLGKFVIASYVALILVFIVHLLLLAIAKINPVNFVKKALPTLTFAFTSRSSAGTLPLTIKTQTKDLGVSEGIANFAGSFGLTIGQNGCAGVYPAMLAVMVAPAAGIDPLSPGFIISLILVVAISSFGVAGVGGGATFAALIVLSVMNLPIAIVGLLISVEPLIDMGRTALNVSGSITSGVLTSKATGEFDKEVYQQPNIVEA, encoded by the coding sequence ATGAATGCAATTCTTATCATTGTGAATGTTGCAGTATTGCTTTTACTCATGGTCGGTTTGCGCCTAATGGCAAAGAAACATGTATCATTCTCAAAACGTGTATTCACAGGTTTAGGTTTAGGACTTATCTTTGGTTTTATTATTCATTTAATTTATGGTATAGATTCTGAGGTTACAACGGAATCCATCGCGTGGTTTAATATTGTAGGATCCGGTTATGTTAAGTTACTACAAATGGTGGTTATGCCGCTTGTATTCATTTCAATCGTAGGAGCCTTTACAAAATTAAAATTAACGAAGAATATCGGAAAGATCAGTATCCTTGTAATTGGAATTTTACTTGGAACAACTGCTATATCTGCAGCAATTGGAATTGGTACATCATTAGGGTTTGGTCTTGATGGTATCGAATTGACTGAAGGTGAAGCAGAAATTGCACGAAATGCTGCATTAGAGGAAAGAGTTGTTACAGTTGAAGCAATGACCATTCCTCAACAAATCCTTGAGTTTTTCCCAGCAAATCCGTTTGCGGATTTAACAGGTGCTCGTGCAACTTCAACGATTGCAGTTGTTATCTTTGCTGCTTTTATCGGAATTGCTTACCTTGGAGTAAAGCGTAAAGAGCCAGAACATGCTGAACTTTTTGCGAAAATCATTGATTCTCTCTATTCAGTAACTATGAGAATTGTTACGTTAATCCTTCGTTTAACGCCATATGGCATTTTAGCAATCATTACAAAGGTTGCAGCAACAAGTAATTATGACGCTATTGTAAAATTAGGTAAGTTTGTTATAGCTTCTTATGTAGCACTTATTCTTGTATTTATTGTTCATTTATTGTTATTAGCAATCGCAAAGATTAACCCAGTTAATTTTGTGAAAAAGGCTTTACCAACTTTAACATTTGCTTTCACTTCTCGTTCAAGTGCAGGAACACTGCCGTTAACGATTAAAACGCAAACGAAAGACTTAGGTGTTTCTGAAGGGATTGCAAACTTTGCAGGTTCATTTGGATTAACGATTGGTCAAAACGGATGTGCTGGGGTTTATCCAGCAATGCTAGCGGTTATGGTTGCACCAGCAGCTGGTATTGATCCACTAAGCCCTGGATTTATTATTTCCTTGATCCTTGTTGTGGCTATTAGCTCATTCGGTGTAGCAGGTGTTGGTGGTGGTGCGACCTTCGCAGCACTAATCGTACTATCTGTTATGAACCTTCCAATTGCGATTGTAGGTCTTCTAATCTCAGTAGAACCACTAATTGACATGGGACGTACAGCACTAAACGTAAGCGGATCAATCACATCCGGAGTCCTAACCAGCAAAGCAACAGGTGAATTTGATAAAGAAGTATATCAACAACCAAACATTGTAGAAGCATAG
- a CDS encoding ATP-binding protein, translating to MKTNLLLFFRSLTNFDEKDVFKSTQGRLTRIYSGLLILFLIIFIMIVYSVLYFSILRNQETELETLVNQEAGFLEDYLTTNEKSDFRGIQNQEVVFAGANQLFYYVVNSNGELIMGNEADQRTRSAILGILNGKVLDDGDILKETIHLEGSEKGRGKPGEFFQRRPERDITLMIASESIYDNGRFVGKLFIGKDISFAYQLFHWLLIILLVIGIVFVGVALLISAAMSKKAMIPISRAFTRQREFVADASHELRTPLSVLLSSLDAIDMTIDTKEEEFAGKLLSNMRQEVKRMTSLVSDLLTLARSDSNIIERRTETFDFLPHAEKAIESVQPLADSKQIRLHLEAPDSLMATGDSQRLSQLLYILLDNAIKYTPGNGEVWLLLTREGNELCMKVKDTGKGIKKEDQVHIFERFYRVDKSRSRQMGGHGLGLSIAKWIVETHKGTINISSELGKGTIFTIVIPINPL from the coding sequence TTGAAAACTAATCTGCTTTTATTCTTCCGCTCTTTAACAAACTTTGATGAGAAGGATGTCTTTAAAAGTACCCAAGGCAGGCTTACTCGTATCTATAGTGGGCTGCTGATTTTATTTCTTATTATCTTTATCATGATTGTTTATTCCGTACTTTATTTTAGTATTTTGAGGAATCAGGAGACTGAACTTGAAACATTAGTGAATCAGGAAGCAGGTTTTTTAGAGGATTATTTAACGACAAATGAAAAAAGTGATTTTCGCGGGATTCAAAATCAAGAGGTAGTGTTTGCCGGAGCCAACCAGCTTTTTTATTATGTTGTGAATTCAAATGGAGAATTGATAATGGGAAACGAAGCAGATCAGCGAACCCGATCTGCTATATTAGGGATTTTGAATGGAAAGGTTTTGGACGATGGAGACATTCTTAAGGAAACAATTCACCTAGAAGGAAGCGAGAAAGGCAGAGGAAAACCAGGCGAATTTTTTCAACGCAGGCCCGAGAGAGACATCACCCTGATGATAGCCAGCGAGTCGATATACGATAATGGCCGCTTTGTCGGCAAATTGTTTATTGGTAAGGATATTTCCTTTGCCTATCAGCTTTTCCATTGGCTATTGATCATCCTTTTAGTAATTGGAATTGTGTTTGTAGGTGTGGCATTACTTATCAGTGCAGCCATGTCTAAAAAAGCAATGATTCCGATTAGCAGAGCTTTTACTAGACAGCGGGAGTTTGTGGCAGATGCATCGCATGAATTACGAACTCCCTTAAGTGTGTTGTTATCTTCATTAGACGCAATAGACATGACGATTGATACGAAGGAAGAAGAATTTGCTGGTAAGCTGTTGTCCAATATGAGGCAGGAAGTGAAACGGATGACAAGCTTGGTAAGTGACTTGTTAACGCTAGCACGTTCAGATTCAAATATCATCGAACGGAGAACTGAGACGTTTGACTTTCTTCCTCATGCTGAGAAAGCGATTGAATCTGTCCAGCCACTAGCAGATTCAAAGCAGATTAGGCTCCATTTAGAGGCTCCGGATTCACTGATGGCAACGGGAGATTCGCAGAGATTATCGCAACTGCTATATATACTGTTAGACAACGCTATTAAATACACACCAGGTAATGGAGAGGTATGGCTCTTACTAACAAGGGAAGGTAATGAGCTTTGTATGAAGGTTAAAGATACGGGGAAAGGGATTAAAAAAGAGGATCAGGTTCACATCTTTGAGCGTTTCTACCGTGTAGATAAATCCCGTTCACGGCAAATGGGAGGACATGGGTTAGGACTTTCCATTGCAAAATGGATTGTGGAAACACATAAAGGAACCATTAACATTTCAAGTGAATTAGGAAAAGGTACTATATTTACTATTGTAATTCCTATAAATCCTTTATGA
- a CDS encoding amidohydrolase — translation MAENFERQILTWFEHFHAHPEVSWKEVKTTQAIADILDNLGIEYTRFSDVTGLIAEFGEGEEVIAVRAEIDALWQEVDGVWQGNHSCGHDAIISMVLGALLYLKDQRLTKRLRFIFQPAEEKGNGSIAMIERGAIDNVSHLFGIHLRPIEELPMGRVSASIHHGAAIFLEGKVLGEDAHGARPHQGKNALDVIVGLHQFVKSIYLSPFEAYSAKLTKVIAGGESLNIIPGSAEFAIDVRAQKNEVLEKLKDQIDHGMNSLKDLYGVDIEWKWSDFTPGAEVSADAEAIVEEAIRNIAGSEALAPPVITSGSDDFHFYTIKNPSLKASMIGVGADLQPGLHHPKMSFNPSSLDLGARILAETLLRA, via the coding sequence TTGGCGGAAAATTTTGAAAGACAGATTTTGACTTGGTTTGAACATTTCCATGCTCATCCCGAGGTTAGCTGGAAAGAGGTTAAAACAACCCAAGCAATTGCAGATATTTTAGATAATCTTGGCATAGAATACACTCGTTTTTCTGATGTAACCGGGCTTATAGCGGAATTCGGCGAGGGAGAAGAAGTGATAGCAGTCCGGGCGGAAATAGATGCTTTATGGCAGGAGGTGGACGGAGTTTGGCAGGGGAATCACTCCTGTGGTCACGACGCCATTATTTCAATGGTGCTTGGAGCTCTTCTTTATTTGAAGGATCAGCGTCTCACTAAAAGGCTGCGTTTTATTTTTCAACCGGCAGAGGAAAAAGGAAATGGTTCAATTGCGATGATTGAAAGGGGAGCTATCGATAACGTCAGCCACTTATTCGGTATCCACCTTCGACCAATAGAAGAGCTTCCTATGGGACGAGTTTCTGCCTCGATTCATCACGGAGCGGCAATCTTTCTAGAAGGTAAAGTCCTCGGTGAAGATGCACATGGTGCCAGGCCGCACCAAGGTAAAAACGCTCTAGACGTGATTGTTGGACTGCATCAGTTCGTCAAATCAATTTATCTATCACCGTTTGAAGCCTATTCTGCAAAACTTACAAAAGTTATCGCTGGCGGAGAGAGCTTAAACATTATCCCAGGTTCTGCGGAATTTGCAATTGATGTCCGGGCGCAGAAAAATGAAGTTTTAGAAAAACTGAAGGATCAAATAGACCATGGAATGAACAGCTTAAAAGACCTTTATGGGGTGGATATCGAATGGAAATGGAGCGATTTTACTCCTGGTGCTGAGGTTTCTGCTGACGCAGAAGCAATTGTGGAAGAAGCGATTCGAAATATTGCCGGCAGTGAGGCGCTTGCACCACCCGTTATCACGTCTGGCAGCGATGATTTTCATTTTTATACGATAAAGAATCCAAGCTTAAAGGCATCAATGATCGGTGTTGGGGCAGATCTTCAACCAGGTTTACATCATCCTAAAATGTCCTTTAATCCATCATCCCTAGACCTTGGAGCACGTATTTTAGCTGAAACGCTGCTGAGAGCGTAA
- a CDS encoding DinB family protein → MSITVVEELIATRNRLLREVSDLSNADLNKKLDPDTWSVAQVCHHLYLSESIFTQAIIYGLNKSNGRKAEPVPVQLAAERTQKAKAPDIVAPGDDPLDSEQIKELLNYSRSIFFEFYNQLEDKSVLAEKSAKHPLFGYMPLDQWVELIYLHEERHIEQIKEIKSLL, encoded by the coding sequence ATGAGTATAACTGTAGTGGAGGAACTAATTGCAACAAGGAATAGGTTGTTAAGGGAAGTTTCTGATTTAAGCAATGCAGATTTAAATAAAAAGCTTGACCCTGATACGTGGAGTGTTGCTCAGGTGTGTCATCATTTGTACTTATCTGAAAGCATCTTCACACAAGCGATTATTTACGGGCTTAATAAAAGTAACGGGAGAAAAGCAGAGCCTGTACCCGTTCAGCTGGCAGCTGAACGCACTCAGAAGGCAAAAGCACCCGATATCGTGGCACCAGGGGATGATCCTTTGGATTCTGAACAGATTAAAGAACTCTTAAATTATTCTAGAAGCATATTTTTCGAGTTTTATAATCAATTAGAAGACAAGTCCGTACTAGCAGAAAAATCAGCCAAGCACCCACTCTTTGGTTATATGCCATTAGACCAATGGGTCGAATTGATCTACCTCCATGAAGAGCGGCATATCGAACAAATCAAGGAAATTAAATCTTTGTTATAA
- a CDS encoding PspA/IM30 family protein → MGIFKRVKTITKAEINGLLDGMEDPIAMLNEYSRELEQEILKGQKALSQQYLVEKKQALLLLETEEVISKRTRQAKLAIEKEEDTIAKLAVQEKLLHEKQYNLYQQQLEAIKEQTQILVEKLNQLKETYNELQHKKILLASRANVAQSIKQIQKATVSFQTDNIARGVARAEERIMLMEAQVQAGSQFTSPLAQHDAVFQNYVREEELEKEIEKLKREKVTL, encoded by the coding sequence ATGGGTATTTTTAAAAGAGTAAAAACGATCACGAAGGCTGAAATTAATGGATTATTAGATGGGATGGAAGATCCAATTGCAATGTTGAATGAATATTCCCGAGAATTGGAGCAGGAAATTCTAAAGGGTCAAAAAGCTTTATCACAACAATACCTTGTGGAGAAAAAACAAGCCCTTTTACTGCTAGAAACAGAAGAGGTGATATCAAAAAGAACGCGTCAGGCGAAACTAGCCATTGAAAAAGAAGAGGATACAATTGCGAAATTAGCGGTTCAGGAAAAGCTGCTTCATGAAAAACAGTATAACCTGTATCAGCAGCAATTGGAGGCAATCAAAGAGCAGACCCAAATCTTAGTAGAAAAATTGAATCAGTTGAAGGAAACCTATAATGAATTACAGCATAAGAAAATTTTATTAGCTTCCCGGGCAAATGTTGCTCAGTCGATTAAACAAATTCAAAAAGCGACTGTTTCCTTTCAAACGGATAACATCGCAAGAGGTGTTGCACGTGCGGAGGAGCGTATTATGTTGATGGAGGCTCAGGTACAAGCGGGCAGCCAGTTCACCAGCCCTTTAGCGCAGCATGATGCTGTTTTCCAAAACTATGTAAGAGAAGAAGAACTCGAAAAGGAAATTGAAAAACTAAAACGTGAAAAAGTGACATTATAA
- a CDS encoding helix-turn-helix transcriptional regulator, which translates to MSTLLNSLTTELRRGTLTLAVLSQLRTPQYGYSLVQLLEQCGISIEQSTLYPLLRRLEKQELVTSSWDTTESRPRRYYVLTPYGIDIYQQLKEEWEKTSQELSLLLKGEDN; encoded by the coding sequence ATGAGTACCTTATTAAATTCACTAACTACTGAGCTAAGGAGAGGGACATTAACATTGGCGGTGTTAAGTCAGCTGCGTACACCACAATATGGATATTCCCTTGTCCAATTATTAGAACAATGTGGGATTTCGATTGAACAGAGTACACTATATCCGTTGCTTCGCCGCCTGGAAAAACAAGAGTTAGTCACAAGCAGCTGGGATACAACTGAAAGCAGACCACGCAGGTATTATGTGTTAACACCATATGGTATCGATATCTATCAACAATTAAAGGAAGAATGGGAAAAGACTTCGCAAGAGCTTTCCCTATTATTAAAAGGAGAGGATAACTGA
- a CDS encoding VOC family protein, which translates to MITNIATVAVYVDDQQKAKDFWTNKVGFEVKAEFPMGPNAHWLEVGPQNAGTHLVIYPKSMMQGHENRMASIVFACDNVMETYGKMKANGVSFQGEPNTMQWGTFVQFNDEDGNEFLLKG; encoded by the coding sequence ATGATTACGAATATTGCAACAGTAGCAGTTTATGTGGATGATCAGCAAAAGGCAAAGGATTTTTGGACAAACAAGGTGGGTTTTGAAGTAAAAGCAGAGTTTCCTATGGGACCCAATGCACACTGGCTGGAGGTAGGTCCACAAAATGCAGGCACGCACCTCGTCATTTATCCTAAATCAATGATGCAGGGACATGAAAACAGGATGGCTTCGATTGTGTTTGCTTGTGACAATGTCATGGAAACGTATGGAAAAATGAAAGCAAATGGAGTGTCTTTCCAAGGTGAGCCTAACACCATGCAATGGGGTACCTTTGTACAGTTCAATGATGAAGACGGTAATGAGTTTTTATTAAAGGGGTAA
- a CDS encoding M50 family metallopeptidase: MSTTSLILIYLTAALAISRLPMFRVYFSLCNTLIEKIIHVLAVVATREGKSNKIKLYKNGSGETTSIVNSKIQKVMIVYIGYTGTLLLAMGLFYLLSLNKFHFVIYFFIALMVISILLWIRNLFGILWALSFVALLAVPLYFRNELAIMHISIFLSSLILIQAIINAFQVIRQSFRTEGKQGALAKIARIPAIICGIALLGQSLYAAYFIFNEVLNFKVAMIRFELLEIIQIMEKFIT, from the coding sequence GTGAGTACTACTAGCCTTATTCTGATCTATTTGACGGCAGCGCTGGCAATTAGCAGGCTACCTATGTTTAGAGTTTATTTTTCCCTATGTAATACACTAATAGAAAAGATTATTCATGTTTTAGCAGTGGTTGCCACGAGAGAAGGAAAATCTAATAAAATTAAATTATATAAAAACGGCTCAGGTGAGACAACAAGTATTGTCAATTCGAAGATCCAGAAGGTAATGATTGTTTATATAGGGTATACGGGTACATTGTTACTAGCAATGGGGTTATTTTATTTACTGTCATTGAATAAGTTTCATTTCGTTATTTATTTCTTTATCGCTCTAATGGTAATCTCTATTTTACTTTGGATTCGCAACCTTTTCGGGATTTTGTGGGCGTTATCATTTGTTGCGCTATTAGCTGTACCACTGTATTTCAGAAATGAATTAGCTATTATGCATATAAGTATCTTTTTATCCTCACTTATTCTCATTCAAGCCATCATAAATGCCTTCCAAGTAATTAGACAAAGTTTTAGGACTGAAGGAAAACAGGGCGCTTTAGCAAAAATTGCAAGGATACCAGCTATTATTTGTGGAATTGCCTTACTTGGCCAGTCGCTCTATGCAGCATATTTTATTTTCAACGAAGTTCTCAATTTTAAGGTGGCTATGATAAGATTTGAGTTGTTAGAAATCATCCAGATAATGGAGAAGTTTATCACCTGA
- a CDS encoding DUF1761 domain-containing protein, producing the protein MDLQQAIDSINYWAVLVAALSAFVIGGLWYSVLFAKPWMEENGYTEEKLKNSNMAVIFGGSFILSLIISFVLVMFLGPERDAIFGATAGLMAGLFWVATATGITYLFERKSLKLYLINAGYHVITFTIMGLILGMWR; encoded by the coding sequence GTGGATCTTCAACAAGCAATAGATTCAATTAATTATTGGGCAGTATTAGTAGCCGCATTATCCGCTTTTGTCATTGGTGGACTTTGGTATTCCGTATTATTCGCAAAGCCCTGGATGGAGGAAAATGGCTATACAGAAGAAAAATTAAAGAATAGCAACATGGCAGTGATATTTGGCGGATCATTTATACTATCCCTCATCATATCCTTTGTACTTGTAATGTTCCTAGGTCCAGAAAGAGACGCCATCTTCGGTGCAACAGCAGGACTAATGGCGGGACTATTCTGGGTAGCAACCGCAACGGGAATCACCTACCTATTCGAAAGAAAATCACTAAAACTATACCTAATCAACGCCGGCTATCACGTTATAACCTTCACCATTATGGGGTTAATACTGGGAATGTGGAGATAA
- a CDS encoding MFS transporter: MWKNRNVWIILAGEFIAGLGLWLGIIGNLEFMQEKIPSDFLKSLLMATGLVAGIVVGPYAGKITDQKSKRTVMLWSGLLRTISVVFMLIAIATGSVWWMLVFFVSIQISAAFYFPALQAAIPLIVKDKDLLQLNGVHMNVSTLSRIIGTAVAGILLVLLPLSMLYIGSLVAYLGLLILTWFLNFEENNNISPAKKNTNGKSSFKDVLPVIKGLPVVFMTLLMTLVPLLFLGGFNLLVINISELQDSSAIKGWIYAAEGVSFMIGAFFIKKISDKLSSYTILFSSSILVGLSQLLLYFADVTFVTIAAFLVFGFSVGCFYPTASTIFQTKVPKDFHGRFFSFRNMLDRIGFQIVLLLTGFFLDFIGLQLMCVLYGGLTILITIIFYIKNNQLRTVQQEN; the protein is encoded by the coding sequence ATGTGGAAAAACAGAAATGTATGGATTATTTTGGCGGGGGAATTTATCGCTGGTCTTGGGTTATGGCTTGGGATTATTGGAAATTTAGAGTTCATGCAGGAAAAGATACCTTCTGATTTCTTAAAATCACTTCTTATGGCTACCGGGCTGGTAGCAGGTATTGTCGTTGGCCCTTATGCGGGCAAAATTACCGACCAAAAAAGTAAAAGAACAGTCATGCTATGGTCGGGGTTACTGCGTACGATCAGTGTCGTCTTCATGCTAATTGCGATAGCTACAGGATCTGTTTGGTGGATGCTTGTATTTTTTGTTTCGATTCAGATTTCTGCTGCCTTCTATTTTCCAGCACTGCAAGCAGCGATTCCTCTTATTGTTAAAGATAAGGATTTACTCCAGCTCAATGGAGTTCATATGAATGTATCCACCCTTTCACGGATCATCGGTACGGCCGTTGCTGGGATTCTCTTGGTACTCCTTCCCTTATCCATGCTCTATATCGGTTCATTAGTTGCCTACCTAGGATTACTTATCCTAACTTGGTTCTTAAACTTTGAGGAAAATAATAATATTTCTCCAGCAAAGAAGAATACAAATGGAAAATCGAGTTTTAAAGATGTATTACCTGTGATTAAGGGTCTTCCGGTTGTCTTCATGACCCTATTAATGACACTGGTTCCACTTTTATTTCTAGGCGGATTCAACCTTTTGGTGATTAACATCAGTGAACTCCAGGATAGTTCCGCTATCAAAGGCTGGATTTATGCAGCTGAAGGAGTTTCCTTTATGATTGGTGCGTTCTTCATTAAAAAAATAAGTGACAAACTATCTTCTTACACCATTTTATTTAGCAGCTCGATCCTCGTCGGTCTGTCTCAGCTTCTGCTTTATTTTGCGGATGTTACCTTTGTAACAATAGCAGCATTTCTGGTTTTTGGTTTTTCTGTTGGCTGCTTCTATCCAACAGCATCTACCATATTTCAAACAAAAGTACCGAAGGATTTCCACGGAAGATTTTTCTCGTTCCGTAATATGCTTGACCGGATTGGCTTCCAAATCGTGCTGCTTTTAACTGGATTCTTTCTGGATTTCATCGGACTACAGTTAATGTGCGTCCTTTATGGTGGACTAACCATTCTTATCACTATCATCTTCTATATAAAAAACAATCAACTTCGTACGGTACAACAGGAGAATTAA